From the Drosophila suzukii chromosome 2 unlocalized genomic scaffold, CBGP_Dsuzu_IsoJpt1.0 scf_2c, whole genome shotgun sequence genome, one window contains:
- the CycK gene encoding cyclin-K, translating to MPCWYYDKKELREAPSILDGISFDTERRYRKEGARFIMECGTKMGLGHNTMATGVVYYHRFYMFHSFRSFPRYVTACCCLFFAGKVEETPKKCRDIIKTARGILNDNYFYSFGEDPKEEVMTLERILLQTIKFDLQVEHPYTFLLKYAKCFKGDQQKLQKMVQMAWNFVNDSLSTVVCLQWEPEIIAVALIHLASKLSKFTVQDWEGRQPQHQRWWDMFVSDVTMEILEDICHQVLDLYQSTQKEAHHPTSPPQNPPSRADSPTPVKPTNSTIIKSVVQQQQPPSQSLCGNGSLLEVNNIQCINTLASGAPVMASGDAQSLSQGPLPSGHSQGYLYHAPPPPPPPVVPMTPYSCAAWGVQQALPPPPMPPSLPPGTSSYYNAGGRQPHQRYQ from the coding sequence ATGCCGTGCTGGTACTACGATAAGAAGGAGCTGCGGGAGGCTCCCTCGATTCTGGATGGAATAAGCTTTGATACGGAGCGGCGATACCGGAAGGAGGGGGCTCGCTTTATCATGGAATGTGGCACCAAGATGGGCTTGGGCCACAACACAATGGCCACTGGCGTAGTGTACTACCACCGCTTCTACATGTTTCACTCTTTCCGTAGCTTCCCCCGCTACGTTACTGCTTGTTGCTGCCTGTTCTTTGCTGGCAAGGTGGAGGAGACGCCCAAGAAGTGTCGCGATATTATCAAAACAGCCCGTGGTATTCTCAACGACAACTACTTCTACTCGTTTGGCGAGGACCCCAAGGAGGAGGTGATGACGCTGGAGCGCATCCTGCTGCAGACCATTAAGTTTGATCTACAGGTCGAACATCCGTACACTTTTCTTCTAAAATACGCTAAGTGCTTTAAGGGCGACCAGCAGAAGCTTCAAAAAATGGTTCAAATGGCGTGGAACTTCGTCAACGACTCTCTTAGCACAGTGGTCTGTCTTCAGTGGGAACCGGAGATCATCGCTGTTGCCCTAATCCACTTGGCCAGCAAGTTGAGCAAGTTCACTGTGCAGGACTGGGAGGGCCGCCAGCCGCAGCACCAGCGATGGTGGGACATGTTTGTGTCGGACGTTACGATGGAGATCCTCGAGGACATATGCCACCAGGTTCTGGATCTATACCAGTCCACCCAAAAAGAAGCGCACCACCCGACCAGTCCGCCCCAAAATCCGCCCAGCCGAGCAGACAGCCCAACACCTGTCAAGCCCACAAATTCGACAATCATTAAATCAGTCGTTCAACAACAACAGCCGCCGTCTCAGTCATTATGTGGCAACGGTAGCTTGCTAGAAGTTAACAATATCCAGTGCATTAACACGCTGGCGAGTGGAGCGCCCGTCATGGCTTCCGGCGACGCTCAGTCGCTTTCACAGGGCCCGCTGCCTTCTGGCCATTCCCAAGGCTACCTCtatcatgctcctccaccacCGCCCCCACCTGTCGTGCCTATGACTCCCTACTCCTGCGCCGCGTGGGGCGTGCAGCAGGCACTACCCCCACCACCAATGCCGCCCAGCCTACCGCCTGGGACAAGTAGCTACTACAACGCTGGTGGAAGGCAACCACATCAGCGGTACCAATAG
- the LOC139354491 gene encoding uncharacterized protein, whose amino-acid sequence MPLRPKPGRRLGHLRGQSRGFALLGKVTGAAETMLYQPCIGRARMETRASRNMRDARVYGHLILRSSKGKEGTGRKGKQRGQIRLSGLTPDKLTNSHCWAGPGGDDSPGG is encoded by the exons ATG CCTCTAAGACCGAAACCTGGCCGCCGTCTCGGACATTTACGCGGTCAAAGCAGAGGATTCGCTTTGCTGGGAAAGGTTACAGGCGCCGCGGAAACTATGCTCTACCAGCCATGTATTGGTAGAGCTCGCATGGAAACGCGGGCCTCAAGGAACATGCGCGATGCGCGTGTGTATGGTCACCTAATCCTGAGGAGCTCCAAGGGAAAAGAAGGGACAGGCCGAAAAG gcaAACAACGAGGACAAATAAGGCTCTCGGGTCTAACTCCGGATAAACTCACGAACAG CCACTGTTGGGCCGGGCCTGGAGGCGATGATAGCCCGGGCGGATGA